One Diospyros lotus cultivar Yz01 chromosome 1, ASM1463336v1, whole genome shotgun sequence genomic window carries:
- the LOC127795335 gene encoding zinc finger protein ZAT10-like: MALEAMNSPTATAAPSRWFDDSAADTHSLEPWTKRKRSKRPRSETPPTEEEYLALCLIMLARGGVAASSATANTTDRRTDQSPPPAANQYKCSVCDKAFPSHQALGGHKASHRKHGGAEEQASSSTGPFVSALNPSGRTHECSICHMSFPTGQALGGHKRRHYEGGNHHHHSSAATISSEAAGSSHSHSHREFDLNLPASPELCLELSVGCDGKSQLSRDQEAQSPRPTKRSRLSSDSSQD, encoded by the coding sequence ATGGCTCTCGAAGCGATGAACTCTCCGACCGCAACCGCCGCGCCCTCGCGGTGGTTCGACGACAGCGCCGCCGACACCCACAGCCTGGAGCCGTGGACCAAGCGGAAGCGTTCCAAGCGCCCTCGCAGTGAAACCCCACCAACCGAGGAGGAGTACTTGGCTCTCTGCCTCATCATGCTAGCTCGCGGCGGCGTCGCCGCCTCCAGCGCCACCGCCAACACAACTGACCGGCGTACTGATCAGTCTCCTCCTCCAGCTGCGAACCAGTACAAGTGCAGTGTCTGCGACAAAGCTTTCCCCTCCCACCAGGCGCTCGGCGGCCACAAAGCCAGCCACCGGAAACACGGCGGCGCCGAAGAACAGGCTTCCAGCTCCACCGGCCCCTTCGTCAGCGCGCTGAACCCCAGTGGCAGGACCCACGAGTGCTCCATCTGCCACATGAGCTTCCCCACCGGCCAGGCCCTCGGTGGCCACAAGCGCCGCCACTACGAAGGCggcaaccaccaccaccacagcAGCGCCGCCACTATCTCGTCAGAAGCCGCCGGCTCGAGCCACAGCCACAGCCACCGCGAATTCGACCTGAACCTGCCGGCCAGCCCCGAATTATGCTTGGAGCTGAGCGTCGGCTGTGACGGAAAAAGTCAGCTTTCCCGCGACCAAGAAGCCCAGAGTCCTCGACCCACGAAGAGATCTCGTTTATCCTCTGATTCTTCAcaagattga